The Hevea brasiliensis isolate MT/VB/25A 57/8 chromosome 9, ASM3005281v1, whole genome shotgun sequence nucleotide sequence AAGTAAACTCATATTCAAGTCACCACAAAATTTTGACAAGGATATTCCCTTGGACAACAGGAAGCAGGTATGGATCAAGCTGCAGAAATGAGAATGATTAGAACTTTTAGCTACAAACTCCCAACATCATAAGAAAATAACAACAAATAGAACTAAGGGAAGAATTCAACCTTATTATCTATGAGCACTTCTAACATATAATTGTTCCAGAGAAACCTAGGTTCTGCCTGTGACAAACATTTGACGAATAGGAAAAACTTCAAATTCTTTGAAATTCAATCACAAAATATATCAATGGAGATATGAAAATCATGGGGATGTAAGAGTATTGTTCACAAAGTCAAGCACAACTAAAAGAGTAAGTTAACTAAGCGGAAGGGAAAAAAAGAAGAGAGGAGGAATCTCCATTTAAGAACCAGCAAtctttcatggtaaaaatttgcaCAAAACATAAAAGGAAAAggatgaaggaagaagaagaagaaaggtaaTGATTTTAAATGTCAAATGTTACCTGTCTCCAAAGTGGAAGTAATTTAGATTCATCACCCAGATCGTGCAATCGCTGTGCACTGTAGCAAAAAAGATTGCATAAAAGTTAATAGTTTCACCTTTGACACACCACATAAAGACATTGATAAATAAGGTTAGCTTGACTTGTTGACTTCAATGTTATAAAATTGGTGCTTTTTCCTTGGATTGGATAAGAGCAACACAACAGCCAGGTTTTGATGGCTTCACACAAAGTTGAGCCATTAATTGAGCCTTAATCTTTGCTTAATAATTCCATCCTGTTAGAACTTAGAAGTCCTGGCATTTGCATTCATATAGGTCTATCATGATTCTCACTTATATTTCAACCAGAAAACTAGCATTTTGTTTCtgcattttattatttttgttttccttgtgaataataaagtaattaagcCCTACTTTCGTAAAGCTCACTTAGTTATCCCAACTGAATGTTCAAAGCTTAGAAGCTTACACTCCAATTTTCCTTGCAACATCTTTTTCTATTCTCTTTCTTGATAAGTAACATATATGCTATATATCCACAATCTAACAAACCAAACAGTTCCACCAcccccacacacacacacacacaacaaGGCCTTCCAGAACGTGGAAATTGCCAATCCAAATTTTCTCTCTAATACAGTGATTCTACGTGATACAAGGTATTTAGTTACTCTAGAGCTCTACATCCTTACCCACAAAGtttatttaattagaaaataGTTTTCCCATCTAAGTTGCACTCTACAACTCCGCTGTTACCTAATTCATTGCCCGCCACCCCTCCCTCCCTCTTCTCCCAGGCGTTCCAGAACGTGGAAATTGCAGATCCAAATTTTCTCTTTAATACAGTGATTCTACGTGATACAAGGTATTTAGTTACTATAGAACTCTACATCTTTACCCACAAAGTTTATTAAATTAGAAAATAGTTTCTTTCCATTTAAGGCTTTCCTATTTAAGTTGCACTCTAcaacttaaattttaaaatttaaaatttgaacttCAAACGTTAATTTTACAATAACAATTCAATATTGAATTTAAAGTttgaagtattgaatgaaatcttTAATTTTATATGTATATCCACCACTTAAAGAACAACTGGTCACATTGTCCATAATTAAAAATAGACAAACACTATCAATACGGACTGATTCTTCACCTCAGTGTTAAATTGGTGTCATATGAGAAATACAGACCACAAGTCCGCTCTGCAACACGAAGCAGCCCAGAGAATTCAGTCTCCACCTTTTTCTGCCAAAGTTCCCGCAACAATCATAGACTAAATCATTTTCTACTCACATAACTAGAAATCAGTGCATTGGCAGCAAAGTTACAGCTGATTTACCTGTTCTGCAGAGGAATTTTTAAGAGAACGATCACAAGGCAAAATCTTCAATGATGTAATTTTGAAGATAGGATGTCCCAAGTATGATCCAACACATTCGCGTTCCAATATAACTATTAAATATGACCCTAAAGCATAGAAGAATTTATTATGATGTCAGAACAAAATGCAAGTTCAGATCTTAAACGAAAAAATTTGTGTTTTACAGCACAAATTTGCAGAATCAAACATCCATCCTCAAAATGCCGCTGATAAAACCAATATTCAAAGCAatgaaaatacaaaattttagcgTAAATTGACACAGCCCACGTTTCCTCTTGCACTTGTAGATCCAAACAATTAAAAAGCAACAGTATTTGGCCACAGGGAACTGAATTTTGATCGAAACAAAAAGTTTTTGTTACCTGCCACAAGCTTAAGCATCCCAACCACACCAAAAATAGTCCTAATTTTAGGAACACGAAGAGAGCTGCATTCTGGAACTCCATCTGGaatccaaaataaataaataactaaataaataaatatgaaacAGCAACCAAATAATGCATAAGCCAACAAAAAAGGAAATCACAAACCAATGAGTTTCATGGAACCATCAGCCCGACTAACAGCCAAAGGAGAACCAGAAGATCCATCAGTAGGTTCAATTACATACTCATCTGGAAATTCCCAGAGACGCATACGTGTATATAGCTTCTGCCCCGACTCTGCTCTCTCCATCATTATTATTTTATCAATAACTCAATTccctttaaaaaataaaaataaaaatcaataaaaacagCCCTCAATTCAAGTTCAAGAGTTGCCTGAATCTAAGTAGAGAGATCACACAGACGTGGGAAGTATGAGATCCTATTAAAGCAGAGGATAGAGGCTACAGCTTTAACTTAGAAAACTAAAGAAAAAATTTTTCCAAATGCTTGGGTTTGTTTGAGATGTTAGGAAGTTTGAGGCTTCAACAGATTTGGGCTTTAGAAAAGGCGAGGGAATTTGCTTGCGTTTCGGCCTCTGAAACCGAAAGAGTGGTCAGTTACCCACCTTGCCCGTTTTGACATGGTCAATTGCTAACGATTTTATTGCTCCTTTTCCACCGTTGGATCTGATTACGCTGAGCAAGTAACTACTCCTGGACGGATCTGTTTTTCTTCtctttcacaatttttttctcgaTAATAATAAAGCGTAGCTCCGTAATTCGCGCAAATTTATTTATTCGCAGTGGCATGCCTGTTGTATTCTTGGAGAGAGAAGTGATGGCCCACAATACAGCCGAAGCCATATTTCTAAGACACAACAGCACAAGAAGCAAATTAATATTTTGGGCAAACACAAACTATGAAAGAAGGGGAATTTGTCTGTTATGCGCTTTCCTCCTCATTTCTTATCCTCTTTGTCCCTCCACTCTTATTCCTTATGCAAGGTGAGTGAAACCTTCTCGTGAGGAAGTTTCCTCTTTTGAACTATTGTGGTTGcatttaattctattgtttttATTTAATTCTGATTAAAATTGGAATTAATCCAATCTGCATCGCTTAATGTAATTCAACATACACTAATGCATGCATTATTGTTATATATTCTGTAATTTTTTCAATGCTTCCTAAAACTTTTATATTGCTTGAAGTGCTTTAATCTTCATATCACACAGGTTTGCAAAacttttttccttatttttcttcattttatttattGTTTAGGAAATATATATAATTCGCCCAAAATCGAATTAAAGAGTTAACGTTCGATTAAAGAATCAACATGACAGTTAAAAGAGTCAATGTAAATCGAAGAGTCAAATATGATTATAAAGTCAACATGATCAAGAGTCATGAAAGCCAAGGAATGACCAATCCGAGCATCAGAAAGCTTAAATGACCAGTTCGAGCATTAGATGACTCGAATGATTAGTCCAAGCATCATATGGCTTGGCTAAATTCGAACGAGCATAAATGCAGGAGAAGCAATCCGAGCAACGATCAGATCAAACCCCCGACTGGAATACCTGAGCAACAACCAATAAAGTTTTGCTAGAATGAATTAATAAGGGAGGCAGATTTGCAAGAGAATCTTAGGATGGCAATTGAGTATGTTGAAATTTTTGGAATTAATTTCAATAACTCTTTAGCTTTCAGTTTAGAAATATCAAAATAAGGTATAAATTAAATATGTTTACTTTATCTAATTCTCAATTCTATATTTACAACTCATAAACTCTCTTTGAACAACCTAAGACTAACTTGAAAATTGGAATGGTTGACCAATAGGCTACCCTTGTTTTCTTTTGCAACAGGCACTCATCAGGAACAGGCACTCATCAAGAAAAGACCGGTCAAAAGAGACTCGCTAGGGAAAGTTATTAAAAACACAGTAACTCATATTTAAGACATTAATTAGCACATCTTATTACAAAGACTCTTCTCGGTATATGTCACAAGACTGCAATGTTTTTTTTTCTTAGATACAGAATACATATAAAACAAGGCACGGTAATTAGATCGAATAATGTCACTGTCACTGTATGGTTGAATATTTGAGACATTGTTTCTGCTCATCACATGGTTGGCCTCATGTTGAGATGAGAAGCAATCTTCTGTCCCAGAGACTTGTCAGCCTGTAGCCACACAAACAAAATTTATTAGTAATCATCAGTCAATGGTTTATTACATCAACTGACCCTTTCTTCTACCCCAAGTTGAAACACAAAAGTATTATGATACAGTGACAGATTACAGAATCAATCTCAACATAATTTGAAAAGCAAATTAATCAAACATCGAAGCGATTTTATTTGTATACTGGTCAAGTATGATCATCCATCCAAGTATGAGATCAACTGAATATTAAcacctgtgtgtgtgtgtgtgtgcatgcACACATATTTATATGTCAAAGAATATGAAACTTCACCTGATACCAGTATGAGATCCAAATACTGCGGATTTCATAGGTAACCCTTGGGTCAGACATGGCCTCAACCCAACGTCGAATAAATCGCTCTTTCCTGGGGTAGAATATCGTATATAAGACTGAAAGTGaacagaaaaatgaaaaaaaaagaagtgaAATTACATGATAATTAAGTATACCTATCTGATGAAAAGGAACGGTATCTCTCCCCAGGCTGCTTGAAGTTGTTCTCCTTTGGAATGACACACTGTGACAATGAAATCGAAGTGCTATAGCTCAGCATTatacatgtccaattgaccaacaCAAGTACACAACTAATAGCTAGTCCCATTTGCATGGATAAAACATTTCAAAAGGATCTGAAAAAATTAGTTCATTGAATCACTACAGCATTTTGGTCTAAAATCATATGGATTGTATATTTCATTTCCATTGCTAACCATTTAAACAATGCAACAAATAGCACAGAAACAAACCTTCTCACAGTTGCCAGAAAGAATAGCAGAAGGAATAGGGTACTTCTCAGCATGACGAACAGGATCATATCTTGAAGGAAAGTAATTGACCTGAAAACCATCCATCATGATAATTAGTCGCACTAATCAAATAAAATGCAAGCTTATTCTTCCATTTTGAGGTGAGCACATGTGTGAATGTTCACTCTGGCAATTACACGTGAAGTATGTGTGCGAGAGATATATCGAGAAAGATGGAGTACCTCCTCATCCCTATGCATaaaattcatgaaaccatcaTGGTGATTGTTGTGATGAGCACACTTGGGAGCATTTGCTGGAAGCTGCAGATAATTTGGGCCAAGGCGATACCTCTGAGTATCAGAGTAGGAGAAAATTCTAGTTTGCAGCAACTTATCATCTGAATAATAGACACCAGGCACCACAATAGAGGGGCAGAACGCAAGTTGCTCATTCTCAGCAAAGAAGTTATCGATATTCCTGTTCAAAACCAAGCGACCCACAGGCTGCAAGGGCAAGATGTCTTCAGGCCAAGTCTTGGTCACATCAAGTGGATCAAAATCAAACTTTTCCTCGTCAGCAGGATCAATTGTCTGAATGAAAAGCTTCCACTCAGGGTAGTTTCCAGCTGCAATTGAGTCATAGAGGTCCTGTGTGGCATGACTGTGGTTAGATCCACCGACTCTTATGGCCTTATCTTCCAACAAACTCTTAACCCCACAAGTTGGTTTCCAATGGAATTTCACATAGTATGCTTTCCCAGCCTTGTTGATCAAAGTGTAGGTGTTAACACCAGACCCATCCATGTGCCTGTAATCCTGTGGAATTCCAATGTCATCAAAGAGAAAGGTGAACATGTGCAAGCTCTCAGGGTGGTGTGAGAAGAAGTCAAGTATCCTCCAAGTTTCCTGAATGTGTGACTTAGGATTGGGTTTGAGAGCATGGACCATGTCAGGGAATTTAATCCCATCACGGATGAAAAAGACAGGAAAATTGTTGCCCACCAGGTCAAAATTACCCTGAAAGAAGAATTAATTTATTGTTTAGTGAATAACTTCAAATTAAACGATCCATATTCCGCTTGCACAGGAACAAAGAAACAGACGACAATAGAAGGAAAGATAAAGAAACATGAAGCTCGAAGCTTGCAGATTATAAAGGCCACATATATGTTGGTTTAagttttacataattcctatgggCAAATTCACATAAAATGGAGAAAACTTGTGCCAATTACAGTCAAGGAACATAGAGAGGCAACATCAAAGCGAAAGGTGAAATTGTTAATTAATAGCCAACAAAAATAGGTATCAAGCATATTGATAGAATTTCCCTGATGAATCGAAACATTAATCTTCTGGGAAGGTTTGTTAATGAAAAGGATGGAGGAAAAGAaagctaagtttttttttttttttttttttttcaatggtcAATGACGAAactctaaaatttaatttttttatttaaaaaatatattaaatgagaACATAGTTTTAATAAACTttcacatttattaaaaaaaatttctaacaaaaatttaaaataattatatttatttattaatgtaatacaaaaaattaaataatttatattcttaaaatttaaaagttatttttatttattcaattaaaataaaaaattagtgatttatattttttaaaattcgttttaatgataaaaataaatttttaaataaattcaaattataaatgaaatgcattAAAAGAAGTTTAATTGTTACATTCGTGCCCTTCAATTTAAATGCAAAACACTTTCCATTCATCTATCCCTAGCCCCTAAGATTAAATAGTGCGTCCGTTCTGTCAGCAGTAAAAAGCATctcaaaccaaaaaaaaaaaagtttttcctGTTTGATCAGTAAAAGCCAATTTTAAAAAGCCAAAAAGaagtttttttaataattttttaaaagaaaagaaagaaataacgaATCCCTCGAACGAAAATGAATTCCAGTTACCTCTCTGGTGTAAAACTTGACAGCAAAACCTCGAGGGTCTCTGAGAGTTTCAGGACTTCCACGCTCATGGATAACAGTGGAAAACCTGACAATAACAGGGGTCTGGACTCCAGGGGCTCGAAGGAAATCAGCACAAGTTAGATGAGAGATATCATGAGTTACTTCAAAGAACCCTTTAGCACTAGCACCTCTAGCATGAACCACACGCTCTGGAATGCGTTCCCTGTCGAAATTTGCTAGCTTCTCCACCAAATGATAATCCTCAAGCAGAATTGGGCCTGCCAAAGAACCAGTAATTTCACCTCCAGTTGGTTTTATATGAATACAAGTCTACAGAGAAAAAAGATATGGCTCGCAAACTGAAAATTCCTGTACCTCTGGACCCAACAGTGAGGGAATTGTTATTATTCCAGACAGGGGCACCAGAGTTTGTGGTGAAGAATGAGGAATTGTGGGCGCTTGATGGACGAAACTGCAACAGAACAGACAacagttttaaaaaaataataaataaaacccGTTTCGATTGAATAAAGAAGAGAAATGAAATTCGTGAAGATGTTGGATACCTTGTAAGGATCCATGATGATGTTTTAGAAGAAGAGAGACCGAGACGAGAGGGAATAAGGTGTCGATCAGGTAGAGCACAAGTAAGGGGCAGGTTGAAAAAAGCTCTGTTTAATGTTTATATTTATCTTCTTCTGCTAACTTGAATGGCCGCGTGGCGAGCTACTAGTCACTTGCCCCACTAAAAATCTATACACTGAAACTGAAAACGCCCTCACGAGAAACTTCTATTCTTTTAAATTAATCCATTAATTAAAATAatctatttttataataaaataaaattatacagCTTGAACATCCAAAAACTTCATATTCTCATATTCCAGTAAAATACGAGCAACGGATAGGAAACGATAATTGGAAAATGAAAAAATGGAAGGATTTATGAGAACACTATGCGTCCACTTATCTTTATCAGAGTTTCTGTGGTTTTCTCTGAAAGCTGATGAAGAAGATTGTTATGCAGCAGAGAATGAAGGAGGGCCTTGAAAATCAGGCTCATGAAGAAGATTATTTGTGTAGTTTTATGGAAAAGGGTAAATGCTTCCAAAGTTGGAAGCAACTTTCGTAAGGCCAGCCATTTATATTAGCCACAAAGCAAATGTGGTAGAGAATAAAATTACCTCTTCCCTTATTTATGTGGCTCATGTACACTTGCTTCCAAGATTTTCATACCCCTAACCCTTTTCATGTATAGCGACAATTCTTCATTTAGGAGACCCGTAGTAGAAAACAAAAGTGATATTTATTAGAAGGAAAATGCCAATGGAAGAgtagtttgattttttttttcttttttatttgagTGAAAAAATTTCAAGTtccattaattataaaattttttcacttTGAAATATATTAATGTAATGCAGTTCGTtatacctctctctctctctatatatatatatatatccttggTAAAAACCTGAATTGTTATAATCATAAGGGGGGTTTCTTTCTCTCTGTTTAGCTTTTAAGGATTTCAACCTTTTTGCATCTGCGTTGGTTCTCTTCTGCCCCACCTAATAGAAAAGGGTCGCCCTTCTTGCCAATTGTAAGTTCTCCCTCACCACATTCAGTGGGATGTATATATATCTTGGTTTGTTGGTTGTTAACAGTGCTCCAGTGGAAGGATTTAATGGgagaattaaaaaaatatataaaaataataattatacttagtaaaaataagaataaaattgaaaacaattaattaatagatcttaattttattaaaattacaaataattttaaataaaataattttaaaaagtaaTTAATAAGAGTAGATGGATGGAGTACATTATAActaataaaagtaataaaaaatcaatattaaattttCACAATATTAAATTGATCatagcaaattaaattaaaaaaaaaagtatagcatactaaagtttattaattaaaaaaatttacttggcctttttaatatatatacacatataaataaatatatattataaagtgATCAACAATTTCCAAAAAAATAacgtaattaaaataaaatatagttttaataaatattttcatttaaGCATATTACATTTATCCTTCTTACTCCCCACAGCTttcaagggcagtatgcattcattaattttgtttttagatGACTTCAACATTTGCTTATTCTTGAAAAGATAATGATAATTCATAATTAAAGAGCTCATCGTGAATACACTATTTCACATCTGAATTTTAGATAACTTGAAACTTTTAATGACACGTTTCAAGTCTAATAaagtgaaattaaaatattttgaataattcAGAGTGCcacagaaattttttttttttttaataaaattcagaAGTGAGCTTATGTATTAAGTTATTGCGAGAAAGTTCGAGAAATTCTCGAAGAAGAGGgaaatatcaagaaatcaacctgAGTCATGTCAATATCAAAAATCAATTATAAAAGCAACATCAATCCGCAGCAATGCCACTATAATAAAGCACAgtagaaattgaaacaaatttaACCATGGACTGTATTAAACTATAAAATAATATCAGCACTTCATGCTATGCGTGGGCAGAGGCAGCAACCGAAAGTTGGCGCGCCCAACCCAAATCCATGCCGATCCCAGAAGATGAGAAGAGAACGTCATTATGTGAAAGACACTGCCTTGGCCTTTTTAAGAACACTTCCCTTTTTCTATCCATTTTCCACGAATTTATTAATATTCTCTTCCATGATCGAGACACCAAGAAATGCGATAAACAAATGAACTTAAGATTACCAGAATGTATATATTTCCAATGGACAATGTTGTACTTCCAAAAGTTTAAGAAGCTTTGCAGACAATTCATATAACAAATCTTCATATAAAGTATGTACAAGACATTCTGAGACTGAAAGCCCTCACTAGGGACGGAGAGGGAGGGAGAGAAATAAGATCATTCAATGATCATAGACACACCAAGAATGTTCACAGCCCTAACTATCATAGCTGAACTTATTTATACCCAAAAAGAGGGCTTGAATACAACTCAGGTTTAGACCGGCCAACTTCAGCAGTCCAAATGGACACTAACCAGATAAAATGGAATATAAATAAATTACTGACCAGAATTTCCCAAAAGTCGCTCTACTGCAGCATGGACATTCCCTGCAGTGGCAATTAGTGCCCGTATATTCTCGTGTGTCAAAGAAACCCATTTCTTGAAGCTGTGACAACTGGGTTGCATAAAGCTCTTCTGGTGGCACTGAGATTATGGGAAGAGTGAGTGCAATGCAGacaaaaagagaaaaaggaaCACAAGGAAAAACGAGGGCAAGAATAGCACCATTGGGTCTGTTGGGAACAGTGAGGCTGCCAGCCCCAAGGCCACCAAACATGTTCATCAACATCTCTAAACCCATAGGAGTTCCTGCAATTATAGAGACAATAAAAGCCAAGCCAATGCCTAAATAATCTCTCCATTTTCCCTGTGCATGTATACATTTGAGCATGTGAACATGCATGCCTGTAGACTGTAGATAAAGATAGCGTAGGTGGGGTGGTTGAGGGAAGAAATCCTTAGACAGCTTGAATAATGCACAGTAAAAAGTACAAAACATAACAGTTTAGCGACAGTTCCAGCCAAACAAGAAAGTATATTATTGACTGTATTCAGTACCTGTTCCTGCACCGGTCTGACCTGGTTCCCTGCAAGAAATCTCCAACTTAGTAAACCAAAAGAAATCACAAAACAGCAAACCAACAGAAGAACAGGCATGGTTAAGATAAACTTTGAACCCAAACAGGTCAAACCAACGTCTTGATAATTCCTACAGAGGTTGAAAGAGCTTTTCAGAAAAACtaagaaggaaaaaaaattaaaaaaatcaccGCAATACTTACTGGTTTGACTGCTGCCGACCAAGCTGAGACAGCAGAGCTTGCTGGAAAGTCAAAAGTTGCTGCATAAAAGAAACCATGACGTATAGTTAGCCTACTAGAAAAAATTATGAGAACTATTTTCCAGTCCCTTGCACATATtgactgaccaaattttgcagacACCTTGATTagcttaaacaaaaaaaaaaaaaaaaaaaaatctaatatctAATTGCCATTTGCAAATCATCTTCAATCCACTTATACACGTGCTTGATAGGAAGGCATGTGCATGAATATTCACATAAGCAATAGACTAAGATAGTGTAGGTGTAAGTACAAACAAAAAATTCTTGCACCTGCATTGTCTCAGGAGAAGTCAATTGACGAAGAAATTCTGGGTTTTGCATCATTTCTCTAAACTGAGAATTTGAATCAAGCATGCTGCGAAATTGAGGATTAGCACCAAGAATCTGAGACAAAATTGACGTTAGGCTGCAAGATGTTTCATATAGAAGAATTTTAACCAGAAACAAAACAAATTATTACCTGGTTCATATACTGAGGATTGGAAAGGAGACTTTGCATCATTTGTGAAACGCCTGGATTTTGCAACATCTGACTCACTAAATTAGTATCAGGCATAGCACCAAACATGTTGTCAAACTCTGGAAGACCAAGTCCACCTAGTCCAGCAGGTGCTGGTGGCCTAGCATCCCCAGCAGTATTCGACCTTGCAGTGTTCGTTTGGGCACCACCAGCTGCTAGATTTGCATTTAGTGGTTTGAAAAAAGCAGTCAATTATCTCTTATGTTTCATCTTTTTAAATATAATAGAAAAGAGATCCGCGCAAAATCACTAAAAAGCAAAACTAAAGTTGCGGCACCCAGCATTGGCACATAAACAACAAAGTTTCCATCTACAAATTATAGTACCAATGAAATGACCTCTCATAGCAAACTAACACCAATTTAGTTAAAAAGTAACAAGGAGGAGGAGATAGAAGAAGAATTTTAGAGAGGTTTAAATTAAAATGCTTCAAAATGTTGAATATCTTTTACCAATTGCTTCAACACTACAGAAGGACAAAGAGAAAAAACTTACTCCCAGTAGCAGTCCAGGGGTTGGGCAGTGGATTGGTATTTGGGGCAGGAGAACTAGTGGTTGACTCAGAACTAGTAGTTGATGGATTAGTTGACCCATCAGTAGCCTGGTTCCCTAGAAGAGCTGCAAATGGGTTTGCATTGTCACCTCCAGTA carries:
- the LOC110638723 gene encoding catalase isozyme 2, which encodes MDPYKFRPSSAHNSSFFTTNSGAPVWNNNNSLTVGSRGPILLEDYHLVEKLANFDRERIPERVVHARGASAKGFFEVTHDISHLTCADFLRAPGVQTPVIVRFSTVIHERGSPETLRDPRGFAVKFYTREGNFDLVGNNFPVFFIRDGIKFPDMVHALKPNPKSHIQETWRILDFFSHHPESLHMFTFLFDDIGIPQDYRHMDGSGVNTYTLINKAGKAYYVKFHWKPTCGVKSLLEDKAIRVGGSNHSHATQDLYDSIAAGNYPEWKLFIQTIDPADEEKFDFDPLDVTKTWPEDILPLQPVGRLVLNRNIDNFFAENEQLAFCPSIVVPGVYYSDDKLLQTRIFSYSDTQRYRLGPNYLQLPANAPKCAHHNNHHDGFMNFMHRDEEVNYFPSRYDPVRHAEKYPIPSAILSGNCEKCVIPKENNFKQPGERYRSFSSDRKERFIRRWVEAMSDPRVTYEIRSIWISYWYQADKSLGQKIASHLNMRPTM